In the Gemmatimonas sp. genome, CTGCCTATCCGCTTGCACACATCCCAGGGCGCAAGAAGGCGCTGATCGAGGCTGGCGTCGATGTCATCGATCTCGGTGCCGGTGACGCCGATCTGGCGCCGCCCGCAGGCGCCGTGTCGGCGCTCCAGCGCGCGGCCGAGGTCCCGGCTATGCAGCGATATGGATTCGGGCTGGGGCTGGTGCGCTACCGCGAAGCGATCGCGGCGTGGATGCAGACTCGGTTCGGGCAGCGCGTCGATCCGATCACCGAGATCGTGCCGTTGCTGGGCAGCAAGGAAGGGCTCGCCCACATCGCCTTTGCCTTCGCTGGCCCCGGTGATGTCGCGATCATTCCCGATCCCGCCTATCAGGCGTATCTCGGTGGCACGCTGCTCAGCGATGCCACGCCGTACGTGTATGCGTTGCGGCCGCGCACGAACTTTCTGGTGGACCTCGACGAGGTCCCGACCGACGTGCTCTCACGCACGCGGATTCTGTACCTCAACTATCCGAACAATCCGACCTCGGCGATCGCGCCGCGCGACTATCTCGAACGGGTGGTTCAGGTGTGTCGGGAACGCGATATGCTGCTAGTGTATGACAACGCCTACTCGGAGATGGGATTCGACGGCTACGTGCCGCCCAGCATCTTCGAGATCGACGGCGCACGCGAGGTGGCGATCGAGTTCCACTCGCTGTCGAAGACGTACAACATGACCGGCTGGCGCTGTGGCTGGGCGGTCGCGAGGCCGGAGATTTCCACGGCGCTCGCCAAGGTGAAGGCGTTCACGGATACCGGGCAGTATATGGGCATTCAGGCGGCAGGGGTCGCGGCGATCGAGAGCTGGGCTGACTTCGTGCCGCAGAACGTGGCGGTGTTTCAGGCGCGTCGTGATGCGGCCGTCACGGCGTTCCGCGCCAGCGGCTTTGCCGTCGAGGTCCCCAAGGCCACGATGTACCTGTGGATGCCATTGCCCGAGGGCATTGCCAGTGCGGCGTTTGCCGATCGCCTGCGGGAAGAAGCTGGCGTTATCGTGCTGCCGGGCTCCGGCTTCGGGGCCGGTGGGGAAGGGTTCTTCCGGATTTCCTTCATCCAGTCCGAGGAGCGCATTGCTGAAGCCGCGAAGCGAGCCGGCGCTGTGCTCGATGCCATGCTGAAGGAGCTGACGTAGTGCGTGGTCGCGATCTGATCACTGCCGGCGCAGTGCTCGCCGTGTCGGCGGTGCTTGCCTGCCGGCCTACGGCACCGCCCGTCGCACCTGGGGAGCCGGTGCCGGCGGCTCGCCCGGAACCCACGCGACCGACGCCAGTGCAAACTCCGGGTCGTACGGCACCGGCCGCACCGGCCCGTGTGCGCCCGGTGGTCAGCGCCGAGGCCCCGCCGCTGGCGCGCGAGTTT is a window encoding:
- a CDS encoding aminotransferase class I/II-fold pyridoxal phosphate-dependent enzyme; amino-acid sequence: MPRLSQRFSSFPAYPLAHIPGRKKALIEAGVDVIDLGAGDADLAPPAGAVSALQRAAEVPAMQRYGFGLGLVRYREAIAAWMQTRFGQRVDPITEIVPLLGSKEGLAHIAFAFAGPGDVAIIPDPAYQAYLGGTLLSDATPYVYALRPRTNFLVDLDEVPTDVLSRTRILYLNYPNNPTSAIAPRDYLERVVQVCRERDMLLVYDNAYSEMGFDGYVPPSIFEIDGAREVAIEFHSLSKTYNMTGWRCGWAVARPEISTALAKVKAFTDTGQYMGIQAAGVAAIESWADFVPQNVAVFQARRDAAVTAFRASGFAVEVPKATMYLWMPLPEGIASAAFADRLREEAGVIVLPGSGFGAGGEGFFRISFIQSEERIAEAAKRAGAVLDAMLKELT